One genomic segment of Chelonoidis abingdonii isolate Lonesome George chromosome 16, CheloAbing_2.0, whole genome shotgun sequence includes these proteins:
- the OMD gene encoding osteomodulin has product MKTKKMRFLCQLSIIPLLFGAMVIGQHEGYDFEDEYDQEPDDEYPPIFHFNPSAEYVVPHFPTPAKCAQECFCPPTFPLSMYCDHRKLKMIPHIPSHIQQLYLQHNDIEAVTAESFVNATTLREINLSHNKIKSHMIDHGVFAKLSNLVQLHLEHNKLDEFPFPLPSSLERLFLSSNEISRLPGNALQGLVNVTMLDLCNNYLDDSLLKGKYFSNMKNLMQINLCNNRLQTMPPDLPFSLIYLSLENNSISYIPENYFNRLPKITALRMSHNNLQEVPYNVFNLSNLVELNLGHNKLKQAFYIPRSLQHLYIEDNDIEFINITLMCPSIDPRNINHLTYIRMDQNKLTAPISTYAFFCFPHIRIIYYGEQKGSVSQSTQLRTPVVHRFLTPEEYDEAEDGHETEDGHEGEREDDYFHPYF; this is encoded by the exons atgaaaacaaaaaaaatgaggttTCTATGTCAACTATCAATTATCCCTCTTCTATTTGGAGCTATGGTCATTGGTCAGCATGAAGGTTATGATTTCGAGGATGAATATGACCAAGAGCCAGATGATGAGTACCCacctatttttcattttaatcccAGTGCAGAATATGTAGTTCCTCATTTTCCTACTCCAGCCAAGTGTGCTCAAGAATGCTTTTGCCCACCAACTTTTCCATTATCCATGTACTGTGACCATCGGAAACTTAAGATGATACCACATATTCCTTCCCATATCCAACAACTCTATCTTCAGCATAATGACATTGAAGCTGTGACTGCAGAATCTTTTGTTAATGCCACTACCTTGAGAGAAATTAACCTTAGCCATAACAAAATTAAATCTCATATGATTGATCATGGTGTTTTTGCcaaactttcaaatcttgtgcAACTTCACTTAGAACACAATAAATTGGATGAATTTCCATTTCCTCTTCCCAGCTCTCTAGAACGACTCTTTCTCAGTTCCAATGAGATTTCCAGATTACCTGGAAATGCCCTGCAAGGGTTAGTAAATGTGACCATGCTTGATCTCTGCAATAACTATCTTGATGACTCCCTACTCAAAGGAAAATACTTTTCGAATATGAAAAATCTAATGCAGATCAACCTATGCAACAACAGATTACAGACTATGCCTCCTGATCTCCCATTTTCACTTATATATCTCTCTCTCGAAAATAACTCAATTTCTTACATTCCAGAAAACTATTTCAATAGACTTCCAAAAATAACTGCTCTAAGAATGTCACACAACAACCTGCAGGAAGTCCCATAtaatgtttttaacctttccaacCTTGTAGAACTCAATCTTGGACACAACAAGCTGAAGCAAGCATTCTATATTCCAAGAAGTCTGCAGCATTTGTATATTGAAGACAATGACATTGAAT TTATAAATATTACTTTGATGTGTCCTTCTATTGATCCAAGGAATATCAATCATTTAACCTATATTCGGATGGACCAAAATAAGCTTACAGCTCCAATAAGCACATATGCATTCTTCTGCTTTCCCCACATACGCATTATTTATTATGGTGAACAAAAAGGTAGTGTCAGTCAATCAACACAACTGAGAACTCCAGTTGTCCACAGATTTTTAACACCAGAAGAATATGATGAAGCAGAAGATGGTCATGAAACAGAAGATGGTcatgaaggagaaagagaagatgaCTACTTTCATCCTTACTTTTAA